The following are encoded in a window of uncultured Sphaerochaeta sp. genomic DNA:
- a CDS encoding tripartite tricarboxylate transporter TctB family protein, translating to MKTIKPYLQGKVLVPLLMQIALIVYVISALQLAPPVVKGLLSESSFPFFIFLIATPAAIKQLYDGIKAVKKEIGEKAEVVHQKKSIKPLLTVLVMAVFVALFDILGFTVLAPLYVFAFMLIFDDKPQHIVRKIIYSLIIGVLVYIMYVIAFDIRFPQIWR from the coding sequence ATGAAAACCATCAAGCCCTATCTGCAAGGCAAGGTACTAGTTCCCTTACTTATGCAGATCGCCCTTATCGTCTATGTGATAAGTGCCCTTCAGTTAGCTCCCCCTGTCGTAAAAGGATTGCTTTCTGAATCATCCTTCCCCTTCTTCATCTTCTTGATCGCCACCCCTGCAGCCATCAAACAGCTCTACGATGGAATTAAGGCAGTGAAAAAGGAGATCGGGGAGAAAGCTGAGGTAGTGCACCAGAAGAAGAGCATTAAACCGTTGCTTACCGTTCTCGTCATGGCTGTATTCGTAGCCCTGTTCGACATACTTGGTTTCACGGTGCTTGCCCCTCTGTATGTGTTTGCATTCATGCTCATCTTTGATGATAAGCCACAGCACATTGTCCGTAAGATCATTTACTCCCTCATCATTGGAGTCCTCGTATACATCATGTATGTTATCGCCTTTGATATTCGATTCCCGCAGATCTGGAGGTAG
- a CDS encoding aldolase/citrate lyase family protein gives MIKKNCNDVKEKLQAGKQVLAAWAQAASNITTEVLADAGMDVIVIDMEHSPVDLPTLVTQFQAMNGYPAVPFVRAPWNDFVTIKRILDAGAYGIIVPNVETVEEAKAAIAAVRYPLTGIRGVAGSTRAAHYGNDTLSYFTKANDLVMLFLMIESPKGMENLDEILNLDGFDGIMVGPVDLATNLGFLGNAQAPEAKAALAEVEAKTLASDKYLMALGADWDAAEKKLQQGVHIVTCMSDTLSLGALARSNVKKFKEAGF, from the coding sequence ATGATCAAGAAGAACTGTAATGACGTAAAAGAAAAGCTCCAGGCTGGCAAGCAAGTGCTTGCCGCCTGGGCACAGGCTGCGAGCAATATCACAACTGAGGTGTTGGCAGATGCAGGTATGGATGTAATTGTGATTGACATGGAGCACTCTCCGGTTGATCTTCCGACTTTGGTCACACAGTTTCAGGCGATGAATGGCTATCCTGCTGTTCCGTTTGTACGGGCTCCTTGGAACGATTTTGTCACAATCAAGCGGATTCTCGATGCAGGTGCCTATGGAATTATTGTTCCCAACGTGGAGACAGTGGAAGAAGCAAAGGCGGCCATCGCAGCGGTTCGTTATCCCTTGACGGGTATCCGTGGTGTTGCTGGCAGTACGCGAGCAGCACACTACGGAAATGATACGCTTTCCTACTTTACCAAGGCAAATGACTTGGTGATGTTGTTTCTGATGATTGAATCACCCAAGGGAATGGAGAATCTTGATGAGATTCTCAACTTGGATGGATTCGATGGGATCATGGTGGGCCCTGTGGACCTTGCAACAAACCTGGGCTTCCTCGGTAATGCCCAAGCCCCAGAGGCGAAGGCTGCCCTGGCTGAGGTCGAGGCTAAGACCCTTGCCTCCGACAAGTACCTGATGGCCCTCGGGGCAGACTGGGATGCTGCAGAGAAAAAGTTGCAGCAGGGTGTGCATATCGTGACCTGCATGTCAGACACGCTCTCCTTGGGAGCGTTGGCCCGAAGCAACGTGAAGAAGTTCAAGGAAGCAGGATTTTAA
- a CDS encoding tripartite tricarboxylate transporter permease, whose product MMDQILQILAGTTVVFQPLSLLYLSIGFFIGIIFGALPGLTSMLAIVLLLPMTYTMPMTYALIMCMGVYMSGIYSGSITAITINIPGAPSALMTCIEGHPMMQRGKGAKAIGHATIGSAIGGAIGALLLIFVSPLAVKLALKIRTPGKFSLILFALIVIVIVEKKRTKAILTMALGIMLSTVGMDPLKSVSRFTFGNPNLIEGIDLTTLIIGAFAISELFVQSTVNNEKYREMTSIANAVKFKRKEFFPSLHEMREIGWLTYVKSAFTGYIIGVLPGAGASMAGFVSYVEAKRVSKHPERFGGDAMDGLVAAETANNAMCGGALVPMLSLGIPGDGTTAIILGVLMVYGVVPGPDLLVKQMHVMAPMYMALFISAALLLPISLFLFGPYYLKIVRINRLVLYSTIALIAILGVFAATYSAFQMGVALAIGIVMYFLKKQGYPNVPFILAVILGPLCEQYLRTSLTLSSGNPMVFITNFDSLFFLLLTVAFAILLPRANRRAAELEKKNRAMDENNDQEEL is encoded by the coding sequence ATGATGGATCAAATACTGCAAATTCTTGCAGGGACTACCGTGGTATTCCAACCACTTTCCCTGTTGTATCTTTCCATAGGATTCTTTATCGGAATCATCTTCGGAGCACTTCCAGGACTGACCTCCATGTTGGCAATTGTCCTGTTGCTCCCGATGACCTATACCATGCCGATGACCTACGCACTTATCATGTGTATGGGCGTGTATATGTCCGGTATCTATAGTGGGAGTATTACCGCTATTACCATCAATATTCCTGGAGCTCCTTCAGCATTGATGACCTGTATTGAGGGCCATCCCATGATGCAGAGAGGCAAAGGCGCAAAGGCAATAGGACACGCAACCATCGGTTCAGCCATCGGTGGAGCGATTGGAGCCTTGCTCCTGATCTTCGTATCTCCTCTTGCGGTCAAGCTTGCGCTGAAGATTCGTACCCCAGGAAAGTTCTCCCTGATTCTTTTCGCTCTCATTGTAATTGTGATCGTTGAGAAGAAGCGGACGAAAGCCATTCTTACCATGGCCTTGGGTATTATGCTCTCGACTGTGGGTATGGATCCTCTCAAGTCAGTTTCTCGGTTTACCTTTGGAAACCCGAACCTGATTGAGGGTATCGACCTTACCACCTTGATCATCGGTGCTTTTGCCATCAGTGAACTGTTTGTACAGTCCACGGTAAACAACGAGAAGTATCGTGAAATGACCTCGATAGCAAACGCCGTCAAGTTCAAGCGAAAGGAGTTCTTCCCTTCCTTGCATGAGATGCGGGAAATTGGGTGGCTTACCTACGTAAAGAGTGCTTTCACTGGATACATCATTGGTGTGCTTCCAGGGGCAGGGGCTTCCATGGCAGGGTTTGTTTCCTATGTTGAGGCAAAGCGAGTCAGTAAGCATCCTGAGCGTTTCGGTGGAGATGCCATGGATGGTCTGGTTGCAGCGGAAACTGCAAACAATGCCATGTGTGGTGGTGCCTTGGTTCCCATGCTCTCCTTGGGTATCCCGGGGGATGGTACTACAGCAATCATCCTTGGTGTCTTGATGGTCTATGGAGTGGTTCCTGGTCCAGATTTGCTCGTGAAGCAGATGCATGTCATGGCACCCATGTATATGGCTCTCTTTATCAGTGCAGCGCTTCTGTTGCCCATATCACTGTTCCTGTTTGGACCCTATTACCTGAAGATTGTACGGATCAACCGGCTGGTGCTCTATAGTACCATTGCCTTGATCGCAATTCTCGGCGTCTTTGCAGCTACCTACTCTGCGTTCCAGATGGGTGTGGCTTTGGCTATCGGTATTGTCATGTACTTCCTGAAAAAGCAGGGCTATCCCAATGTGCCGTTCATTCTGGCGGTTATCCTTGGGCCACTCTGTGAGCAATACCTGAGGACTTCCCTGACACTTTCCAGCGGCAATCCGATGGTGTTTATTACCAATTTCGACAGCCTTTTCTTCCTGCTTCTTACCGTTGCATTCGCAATTCTGCTCCCACGGGCAAACAGACGAGCAGCTGAGTTGGAGAAGAAAAATCGGGCAATGGATGAGAACAATGATCAAGAAGAACTGTAA
- a CDS encoding transaldolase family protein, producing the protein MDYFKRVAALTPTKFWVNNVSREEAQLGIAAGASGCTQNPSYVWKMLNHPEEKEYATSLLREIMQETDDDNQVICILQRKLIKGVSDIFMDVYNRTHGEAGYVSIQGDPIHEEDYQVILDEARLNREMNPNIMIKIPATESGLKALEILLCEGTPINATEVMGVDQVIALGEIYQRVFEQTGKRPVMYFSLITGIFNEWLRGDVKEKGIDINADVLHQAGMVIAKKVYQLNHDRNYKMGFISGGARTLDDFYEMVGGDVCVTMNWKGSCDELIKENKPVISRLFNPVQPMVLDQLQNKLPQFNQAFQEGGLSVDEFEHYGPVMYFRDSFIRSWESAVEMVASLR; encoded by the coding sequence ATGGATTATTTCAAGCGTGTAGCAGCACTGACTCCTACAAAGTTCTGGGTTAATAATGTAAGCCGCGAGGAGGCTCAGCTGGGAATTGCAGCTGGTGCTTCAGGGTGTACGCAGAATCCTTCGTATGTCTGGAAAATGCTTAATCATCCAGAGGAGAAGGAGTATGCGACCAGTCTGCTTAGGGAGATAATGCAGGAGACCGATGATGATAATCAGGTCATCTGCATACTCCAGAGGAAGTTGATCAAGGGAGTCTCTGATATCTTCATGGATGTGTATAATCGTACCCATGGGGAAGCAGGGTACGTCAGTATCCAGGGCGACCCCATCCACGAAGAGGATTACCAGGTCATACTGGATGAAGCACGCCTGAATAGGGAAATGAATCCCAATATCATGATCAAGATTCCTGCAACCGAGAGTGGTCTGAAAGCGTTGGAAATCCTCCTCTGTGAAGGAACTCCGATAAACGCCACGGAGGTGATGGGAGTTGATCAGGTGATCGCCTTGGGTGAGATCTATCAGCGTGTCTTTGAGCAGACTGGAAAGAGACCTGTCATGTACTTCTCCCTGATCACCGGTATTTTCAACGAGTGGTTGAGAGGGGATGTGAAGGAAAAGGGCATTGATATCAACGCCGATGTATTGCATCAGGCAGGTATGGTTATCGCCAAGAAGGTCTACCAATTGAATCATGACCGTAATTACAAGATGGGTTTCATCTCTGGTGGTGCACGTACCCTTGATGACTTCTACGAGATGGTTGGTGGGGATGTCTGTGTGACAATGAACTGGAAGGGCAGCTGTGATGAGCTTATCAAGGAAAATAAGCCGGTCATTTCACGTCTTTTCAATCCTGTACAGCCAATGGTGCTTGACCAGTTGCAGAACAAGCTTCCCCAGTTTAACCAGGCTTTCCAGGAAGGTGGATTGTCTGTAGATGAGTTTGAACACTATGGACCTGTGATGTACTTCAGGGATAGTTTCATCCGTTCATGGGAGAGTGCCGTCGAAATGGTTGCCTCTCTACGATAA